ACATGATCGTAAGGAGCAGTAAGATCAACAAGATAACTATCTCGATAATGATGAATATTTTGTATAAATGTTTTTATACTTGATTTTGCATTGCCTTTTGTTAAAGTAATACCTTTCTCTTTTTCATTACTGATCTTATCACGAGCCAAAGCCTCTTGTAGTATTGAAACCAATGGTCCATTTCCAGAAAGATACACGCTCGCTTCACCATCTTCTTCATCCAAGTGTGTTGTCGCCACTTTTAAACCAACAAGTGTTTTCCCAGCACCTGGTACTCCTGTTACAAAGCAGATTATCTTTTGGTGATTCTCCCTTGCATGAGTGATAATCTTAGAAATGGTTTCTGTTGTTTTTGTGAGATTTTTAGCACCGGCATCACTACGTGTAATTTCTTCAACAGTGTGATTCTTGTACAAAGAAATTGCAGCCTCAATAATGGTTGGTGTTGGAGAGTATCTACCAGTAGCATAGCCAATCTGGTCAATAACTTGTTTCTCTTGGTAGAATTCTAACACATCATGAATGATATTTTTCAAATTCCGTCCATTGGTTTTTATTGGAAGAATCAGATTGTCGTTATGAGAAGTGGTAACAATTTCACTGAAGATTGTTTTCGCTTCTGTCGCAACCAGTACAGGTACCAAGAGTGCCTCATGGCTTGGCTCATGAAAATTTTTTAAATCAAGCGCATAATCCCATACTTGTTCCACGCTGGCTTGGTTATATCGGTGCTCCCCCACTTTGAATTCAATCACGAAGATAACACCTTCAATTATAACCAATGTATCAACTCTTTTACCCATACGGGGAATTGAAAACTCAAAGAAAATTGTTCCCTCTAACTCTTGAAGTGCCTCTTGAAGGAAGTGTATCTCAGCCTCCCACGAATGGTTTTGATTCAAATTTGAGTCAAACTGGTTTGATAAGGTGATTTCCCCAATAATCTGATCAATCCCCTTTGTTAAAAACGAGCGAATTGTGTCTGCAAAGTAATAATTCAGCATGGGCTATGTTTATTTATCGATAGGTAGTCGGAAGGTTCAATTTTTGAATATATTGAAAAACAATGAAAGATTATATCTTGGATTACATATTTGGTTAAAATGCAAATATACGAACAACACACATTTATATGAAATTTAAAATGACACTTTCTCTAATTTCTTTAATAATGAATGAGATAATTTCAATTTGACATTTCAAAAAACTACATTTGCATATCGAGTATATAAAAGACATGAAAAAGAGCATTCTCATTCTTCTGTTTGTAGTTTGGTTAGCAGCTCTGGCTGTACTGATTGTCGCATTAACGAATTTGGTTCCTGACAATCCTTTTGTTGAATACCGCTTAATAGTTGGTATCGGTTTCATCGTGTTAACGGGATTCATCAGAATGTTGTACAAAAGATTGTACATTAGAAAGTAAGCAATAGCCTTCTTATCATTATTCCCTCCCCGTCACACTGAAAGACTTAGAGAGCCTCTGTATCCGCAGCTGCTGGATACCTGAAGCTTTATCGTTCCCTTATTCTAACTTAATATCCACTCCGATATTTTTTGGAGTGGATATAAGGGTGCTATAAGGGTGCAATAAGGCTAGAGGCACCGAGAACACGTGAAAGACCCTGTATCGCATTACTTTTTGATTGTTTCTTACTGAAAAAGCTTCAAACAAAATACCAACAAAAATAAGGACAATACACCCTTCAGGAATCAGCCAACATAGGAAGCCGAAGATGAAAAAAAAACAAACAGTTGATTGGAAACAGGAGAAATAAATTTTTAAGCAATGAAGGATGCTTTAGATAATTTTTTTTATATTTACAGCACCATTTGTAAACAACAAGCCAATGCTTCGTTGCAGGGGTTTCTTCTTCTTTTCCTAAACGCATAGCCTCGCCAGATTATGGACACTCAAACCAACACCCATCTTGAATTTCTCTTAACCACCCTCGACAACCTGAACGACACCATACTGGTTGTGGACCATGCAGGAACAGTGTTGTACACCAACCAGGGATTCGACCGCCTCTTCAAACCCCTGGTGGGCGACATCGTGGATTGGACATTCGACAAGATGAGCAGTGATTTCAATGCCTACACCCTGAACGGGCAGCTTCTCTCCCACGAACAGTGGCCCTTCGCCAGGATACTGAAAGGTGAGAAAGTCTTCCAGGAACAATTGAAGATCAAACACAACACGGACAAAAACATCACGCTTTTCATCCAAGTGAGCGGGGGACCGGTCAAATATGCCGGTGCGAAGCAGAGCTACGCGATCATCTCGGTCAGCGACATCACAGCGCAGCAGAAAAGCTTACGGCGACTGCGGGAAAGCGAAGAGAAACTGAGCCTCTTCATCGAGCACGCTCCGGCAGCACTGGCCATGTTCGACCGCGAGATGAGATACATCGCCGCCAGCAAACGGTGGTTGGAGGAGAATAAAGTCTCACTGAAAGAGATTATCGGAGCTGTGCACTATGATGTTGTACCTGATATACCGGAAGCATGGAAGAAGATTCACCGCAGGGGATTGAACGGTGAGTCTCTCAAGAATGATGATGACAAGTTTGTAAGACAGGACGGATCGATACAATACCTGAAATGGGAAGTCATACCATGGTTCAATGCAGAAAAGGAAATTGGTGGAGTCATCCTTATTACTGAAGATATCACTGCAAGGAAACAGAATGAAGAAGAGGTCCGGATTGCTTTTACAAAATACAAGACACTCTTCGACAGTATCCCGGTAGGGATATCGATTTCAGACAGCAAAGGAAAAATCATCGAAACCAATTCTATCGCGGAAGAGTTATTGGGAATATCGGAAGAGGAACATAAGAAACGAAAAATAAATGACAGGAACTGGCAAATATTTCGCGCCGACGGTACCATCATGCCGGCAAAGGAGTATGCCAGTGTCAGGGCCATCAACTCAGGCAAAAAGGTGAAGAATGTGGAGATGGGCATCCTTAAACCAGATCACAACATCACATGGGTCAATGTAACTTCAGCACCGTTCACGCTTGATGATCACGGTGTTATAGTAGCTTTTAACGACATAACCGCACGGAAAGAGACAGAGAAAAAGCTAATTGAGAGTGAGAAACGATTCGCCACCATCTTCCATAACAGCCCCATCCCCATCGCGATCATCAGGCTGAAAGATGGAGAAATTATTCTTACCAATCCCTCCGTGACCAATCTCCTTGGATATACCCATGAGGAACTGATCGGAAACACCACTCTAACAATGGGAATCTGGGCAAACACAGATGATCGCCGTGAATTTATTGAAAAGATCCAATCGCATTCCAGAGTCTACCATATGGAGGCTGTTTTATGCATGAAGTCAGGCGAAAAACGGCACGCACTGATGTGGGGAGAGCTGATTGAGTACTATGGAGAGGAGTGCATCCTGCTTGAAATCATCGATATCCATGAGAAGAAAATCCAGGAAGAGAAAATCAGGCTGCAGAACGAAAAGCTAAATGCCATCTTGTATTCACTCCCCGATAAGCTTTTCATCCATGATGAAGAAGGTACCTTCCTTGAGGCATACACAACCAACCCTGATGGGTACATGGCACCCAAAGAATCATTTTTAGGGAAAAAGATAAGTGATATTTTCCCAAAAGAGATTGCGGAGTTAAACCTTAGCTACCTGAGAAAGTGCCTTCACAAGAGAGAGCCGGTGTCTCATGAGTTCTCTACCGATTACAAAGGGACCTACTCCACATTTGAGGTCAGCATTGTCCCGTTTATGGAAAAACTGGCCATTCGTTTTGTGAGAGACATCACAAAAAGCAAAGAAAATGAAAGGGAGATCTCTAAACTGAACAAAGCGATTGACAAGAGTCCCATTGCCATTGTCATCACCGATCCAAAAGGAACAATAAGCTATGCCAGTAGAGCATTTGAGACAATTACAGGTTATTCAAATGACGAAGTGCTGGGTGAAAACATGCGAATCCTGAAATCAGGTGAGAATTCGAAGCAGTTGTACACTAAAATGTGGAAATCTATTGAATCGGGTAAGAAATGGGAAGGTGAGCTGATCAACAGAAAGAGAGACGGAAAGAAATACTGGGAATCAATTTCAATTACCCCCCTGTATGAAAAAGAAGGCCAGATTACCGGTTATCTGGCAGTACAACAGGATATCACCGAGAAGAAAAAGAGTGAACAGAAGATCCTGGAACTGAACAGCAGCCTTGAACGCAGGATCGCAGAACGCACAGCCGAACTGCAGGAGAACCAGGACAAGCTGATGCTAAGCCAGAAAATTTCTCAGATGGGCATCTGGGAATTCAATACAAAGACTGACGAGGTGAAGTGGTCAGAAGAAACATACAAGATTTTTGAACGTTCCCCTGATAAAAAACCTCATTCATTCAAGGAGTTCCTTGACAGTATATATCCCGAAGACAGGGAGCGATTTGTAAACAGTGCCTACTCAATGTCGATGGGTGAAAATATCATTACGCACACCCTCCGTCACTACACCGATAAGGGGAATCTTATATGGGTGAAATATTATATCAAAGGGGATTTAAAGAAAGGAGAAGCACACCAGTTCCTGGGAACCCTACTGGATATCACTGCAGAGAAGAAGATACAGTTACAACTGCAGGAGGCGGTGCACGAGGCGGAAGAGGCCAACAAGGCGAAAAGCATCTTCCTGGCCAACATGAGCCACGAGATCCGAACCCCGCTGAACGCGATCAACGGATTCTCGGAGATCCTCTACAACACGATAGAGGATGAGAAAAGGCGTTCGCAGGTTGCTTCCATCCGCAACAGCGGACGCAACCTGCTGAGAATCATCAACGACATCCTGGATCTCTCGAAAGTGGAAGCGGGGAAGATCGTGATCGAACGGAAACCGATCAATCTGATGCAGGTGGTTGGGGATGTGTGCGGCATGTTCGAGACCACTGTCGCGGAGAAAAAACTGCTCCTGACAATTGCGTCTGACATCGACTCAACCCTACCACTGCTGATGGATGAAATACGCTTGCGCCAGATCCTCTTCAACCTGGTGGGGAATGCCATCAAGTTCACGGCTGAAGGCGGTGTGACTGTTGATATCACGCACGAACAGAAAGAGGAAAACCTGGTGGATTTGAAGATTTGCATCTCTGACACCGGGATGGGCATATCGGAAGACCAGCTGGAGGCGATCTTTGAACCTTTTGTCCAACAAGAGGGACAGGCTCATAAGTACTATGGCGGAACCGGGCTGGGGTTTACCATCAGCCGGAGGATGGCTGAGGCCATGAACGGGAAGATCACCGTGCAGAGCACGCTGAACGAAGGGTCCGAGTTCACCCTCATTTTCAGGGATATCGCAAAAGCAACTTACATACCGGAGAAGAGTGAAAAGAGTTTCCATGATTACATGGAGACCCGGTTCGAAGAGAGCACCATCCTGATTGTGGATGACATTGAAGACAACAGAAAACTGCTGCTCGATGCACTGGAACATACCGGAGCCCGCCTGCTGGAGGCCCAAAATGGCTTGCAGGCGGTTGAGACAGCTACAAAGGAGAAGCCCGACCTGATCCTGATGGACAAACGCATGCCGGTGATGAATGGCAAGAAGGCTTGTAAAATGTTGAAAGAAAACCCCGCAACGGCAAACATCATTTGCATCGGGGTGTCGGCAACCATAAGGATCGGCAATGACGAGAGCGCTTCCCACCAGCTGTTCGATGAGAACATCCTGAAACCGATCTCTTACGAGAAGCTTTTTGAGATTCTAATCAAATATCTGAAGAACACCCAGCAGACAACACGACCGGCACCTGAGAAGCGTGAAGCGTTGACGGCGGCAGAGCAGGAGTGGTCGGATGCATTGAAGCAGCATGCCCGGGAAGAGTTGCTTCCCCTCTACCGGCAGGTGATGAGCACACAGCTGATGGACGAGATGGAAGATTTTGGCAGGGGCTGACGGAGGCGGGCCGCCGGTTTGACAACAAAATACTGATCGACTCCGGCAACAGGATCGTGGATTACGCCGATCAGTTTGAAGTGAAGAAGTTAACCAAGCTACTGAAAGAATTGGAGCTTATGCTAAACCATGAACTTTAAAGGAGAAGAGCAATGACAACAACACAGGAGAAAAAGAAAAGGATTCTGGTTGTGGACGACAACACTGAAAACATCCGGGTGATCGGCAGCATCCTGCGGCAACAGGGTTACAACGCCGGATTTGCCATGGATGGACAACAGGCTCTGGAGATCCTGAAAGGCAGCATTGAGGAGTTTGACCTGATGCTGCTCGATGTGAACATGCCGGGGATGAATGGCTTCGATGTGTGCCGTGAAATTCGTCTCATGGAACGGTTCGACGAGCTCCCGGTGATATTTCTCACCGCTAACACGGAGACGGCCCAAATCGTGGAGGGATTCAGCAGCGGGGGGCAGGACTACGTGACAAAGCCCTTTCAGGCGGACGAGTTGCTGGCGAGAATCAGTACCCACCTTGAGCTCAGGGAAAAGAGGGCGCTGCTAAAGCAGATGAACGAGCTGCTGAATGAGAAGGTGAGGGAGCGCACGCGGGAACTGGAGGAGTCGAACCAAAAGCTGGTGAGGGCTTATCGTGAGCTCCGGAAACTGGATGAATCGAAAGCGGTCTTCCTCCGCCTGATCAGCCACGAGATCAACACCCCCTTGAACGGGGTGATTGGCTTCGCCGATTTTTTAAAGGAACAGCTGGTGTCCACCGAATATTTCACGATGATCGAGAAACTGAGCGAGTCGGCACACCGGCTGAACGATTTTGCGCAGTCGAGCCTGATCATCACACGGATGCGCACGACACCCGATGAGTACGGCAAGACGATGATCGATCTTAAGGACGTGGTGGATGACATTCTGATCAGCAACCGTGAGCTGGTCGACAAGAAAAACATACGGGTAGATCTGTTCTGGAATGCAACCGATGCAACGATTCCCGCCAACCATGAGCTGATGACCCTCTGCCTCAACCACCTCTTCAGGAACGCCCTGCAGCACACGCCCGACAATGGATCCATTGCCATCGCATGTCGCACAGGGGACAGCCGGCAGATCCTCTCCTTCGAGGACAGCGGACCGGGCTTCTCTGAAAGATCATTCGAAAACATGTTCAAGCCCTTGTCTACAGCAGATGAACTAATTGACAACCACAAAGGCCTGGGGCTCTCCATCGTGAAGCTCATCGCCGATTTCCATGAGGCCGGCATCCAGATATCCAACAGACCGGAAGGGGGTGCAAGGGTTGAATTGCGATTTCCAAAATACGAAGGCTCCGGCATTGTGAGTTGATGCAACCACAATATTCAGGAGCGCTCAATTTTCGGTGAGAGGGTCTGAAATTATCGGGGAAAGATGTACTTTTGTAGATGATCCAGCTCAACGAACAGCAACGCAAAGCGGCCGAATTTGAGGGAAAGCACCTGCTGGTGCTGGCAGGCGCCGGCACGGGCAAGACAGGCACCATCATCGCCCGGGCAGACTATCTCCTCCGCAAGGGAGTGCAGCCCAACCGCATCGCCATCCTCTCCTTCACCCGCAAGTCGGCCAGGGAGATCGCTGAGCGACTCAAGTTGTCAGCGCCGGGCGGCATCAACAAGAAAGAGATCACCGGCAGGACCTTCCACTCATGGTGCAACGAGATCATGCACCTCTACCCCGACCACTTCCCGCACCACGGCTACACACCCCTCGACGAGGATGACCGGCTCAGTGCGATGGCGCTGGCACTGGGGAAGAACTTCCGCGACAGCAAGAAGGAGAAGGTGAAGAAGGAGGTGGTGACCGCCATCTACTCCTACGCCGTCAACACGCTCTGCAGCCTGTCGGAGGCCATCCTCCACGTCCGCTACGGCAACCTGGAGAAGGAGGACGAGCAGGTGATGCAATATGTGGAAGAGGACCGGAAGCTGATTGCTCTGGTAATCAAAAAATATATCGACTATAAAAAGGAGCGGCGCTACATCGACTACGACGACATGCTGAGCGTGGTGGCCACACAGCTGGAGCGCGATGAAGCGCTACGCGACGCGGTGACGAAGCGATACCGGCATGTGCTGGTAGATGAGATGCAGGACACCAATCCCCTGCAATACAAGCTGCTGAAATCGTTCGTCGAGGGATCGCACCTCTTCTGCGTGGGCGACGACGCGCAGAGCATCTACGCTTTTCGGGGTGCCGACTTCCGCACCATACACTCCTTCACAGAGATCATCCCCCGCTCAGAGAAGCTGAAGCTGCTGCGCAACTACCGCTCCACGCAGGAGATCCTGGATCTCTCTAACTGGGTACTGGAACAATCGCCACTCCGCTATGACAAGAAGCTGGAGGCCCACAGGGGCAAGGGGGAGATGCCCTCGCTGATTCACGTGGAGGACGACTGGGAGGAGGCGGACCTGATCACTGACGGGATCCTGGACCATGTGGCGGAGGGTGGCCGCTACACTGATACCATGGTGCTGGGCCGCTCGGTATGGTCGCTCTCGAAGGTGGAAGGGGCCTGCCTCAGCAAGAAGATTCCTTATGTGAAATATGGCGGCACCTCGCTGATGCAGAGCGCCCACGTGCGTGACGTCGCCTCCGCCATGCGGATTGTAGCCAACAGCTATGATGAGATTGCCTGGATACGTTTCCTGCAACTCTGGGACGGCATCGGTGAGATCAAGGCCAGCCGCATCATCTCACGGGTGATCACCCTTGCAACCTTCGGCGAGATGATCGCCTGCCTGCAGCAGTTCGAGGGGATGGAGATCAACGCCGCCATCCCGGCCACGCTGGCTGCCGTGAGGGAGTATAACGACCGGCCG
This genomic window from Dysgonomonadaceae bacterium zrk40 contains:
- a CDS encoding DUF2075 domain-containing protein, which translates into the protein MLNYYFADTIRSFLTKGIDQIIGEITLSNQFDSNLNQNHSWEAEIHFLQEALQELEGTIFFEFSIPRMGKRVDTLVIIEGVIFVIEFKVGEHRYNQASVEQVWDYALDLKNFHEPSHEALLVPVLVATEAKTIFSEIVTTSHNDNLILPIKTNGRNLKNIIHDVLEFYQEKQVIDQIGYATGRYSPTPTIIEAAISLYKNHTVEEITRSDAGAKNLTKTTETISKIITHARENHQKIICFVTGVPGAGKTLVGLKVATTHLDEEDGEASVYLSGNGPLVSILQEALARDKISNEKEKGITLTKGNAKSSIKTFIQNIHHYRDSYLVDLTAPYDHVAIFDEAQRAWNKEQTVSFMKRKKNIHDFDHSEPEFLISCLDRHEDWAVIVCLVGGGQEINTGEAGISEWLAAIKNSFSHWAVYISPNLTDSEYAATDSIAALVDITKVQLNPDLHLSVSMRSFRAEDLSLFVKNLLDLQNDKSIESFNQIKEKYPIVLTRNLHKAKEWLIDKARGSERYGIVVSSQAQRLKPYAIDVKSPMNPVHWFLNGKDDIRSSYFLEDVATEFHVQGLELDWACVTWDGDLRYSDEGWKTYEFRGSKWQNINKDERKQYLINAYRVLLTRARQGMIIVVPEGNREDLTRKPEYYDTTLGYLQSLGIPVI
- a CDS encoding PAS domain S-box protein, yielding MDTQTNTHLEFLLTTLDNLNDTILVVDHAGTVLYTNQGFDRLFKPLVGDIVDWTFDKMSSDFNAYTLNGQLLSHEQWPFARILKGEKVFQEQLKIKHNTDKNITLFIQVSGGPVKYAGAKQSYAIISVSDITAQQKSLRRLRESEEKLSLFIEHAPAALAMFDREMRYIAASKRWLEENKVSLKEIIGAVHYDVVPDIPEAWKKIHRRGLNGESLKNDDDKFVRQDGSIQYLKWEVIPWFNAEKEIGGVILITEDITARKQNEEEVRIAFTKYKTLFDSIPVGISISDSKGKIIETNSIAEELLGISEEEHKKRKINDRNWQIFRADGTIMPAKEYASVRAINSGKKVKNVEMGILKPDHNITWVNVTSAPFTLDDHGVIVAFNDITARKETEKKLIESEKRFATIFHNSPIPIAIIRLKDGEIILTNPSVTNLLGYTHEELIGNTTLTMGIWANTDDRREFIEKIQSHSRVYHMEAVLCMKSGEKRHALMWGELIEYYGEECILLEIIDIHEKKIQEEKIRLQNEKLNAILYSLPDKLFIHDEEGTFLEAYTTNPDGYMAPKESFLGKKISDIFPKEIAELNLSYLRKCLHKREPVSHEFSTDYKGTYSTFEVSIVPFMEKLAIRFVRDITKSKENEREISKLNKAIDKSPIAIVITDPKGTISYASRAFETITGYSNDEVLGENMRILKSGENSKQLYTKMWKSIESGKKWEGELINRKRDGKKYWESISITPLYEKEGQITGYLAVQQDITEKKKSEQKILELNSSLERRIAERTAELQENQDKLMLSQKISQMGIWEFNTKTDEVKWSEETYKIFERSPDKKPHSFKEFLDSIYPEDRERFVNSAYSMSMGENIITHTLRHYTDKGNLIWVKYYIKGDLKKGEAHQFLGTLLDITAEKKIQLQLQEAVHEAEEANKAKSIFLANMSHEIRTPLNAINGFSEILYNTIEDEKRRSQVASIRNSGRNLLRIINDILDLSKVEAGKIVIERKPINLMQVVGDVCGMFETTVAEKKLLLTIASDIDSTLPLLMDEIRLRQILFNLVGNAIKFTAEGGVTVDITHEQKEENLVDLKICISDTGMGISEDQLEAIFEPFVQQEGQAHKYYGGTGLGFTISRRMAEAMNGKITVQSTLNEGSEFTLIFRDIAKATYIPEKSEKSFHDYMETRFEESTILIVDDIEDNRKLLLDALEHTGARLLEAQNGLQAVETATKEKPDLILMDKRMPVMNGKKACKMLKENPATANIICIGVSATIRIGNDESASHQLFDENILKPISYEKLFEILIKYLKNTQQTTRPAPEKREALTAAEQEWSDALKQHAREELLPLYRQVMSTQLMDEMEDFGRG
- a CDS encoding hybrid sensor histidine kinase/response regulator; translated protein: MTTTQEKKKRILVVDDNTENIRVIGSILRQQGYNAGFAMDGQQALEILKGSIEEFDLMLLDVNMPGMNGFDVCREIRLMERFDELPVIFLTANTETAQIVEGFSSGGQDYVTKPFQADELLARISTHLELREKRALLKQMNELLNEKVRERTRELEESNQKLVRAYRELRKLDESKAVFLRLISHEINTPLNGVIGFADFLKEQLVSTEYFTMIEKLSESAHRLNDFAQSSLIITRMRTTPDEYGKTMIDLKDVVDDILISNRELVDKKNIRVDLFWNATDATIPANHELMTLCLNHLFRNALQHTPDNGSIAIACRTGDSRQILSFEDSGPGFSERSFENMFKPLSTADELIDNHKGLGLSIVKLIADFHEAGIQISNRPEGGARVELRFPKYEGSGIVS
- a CDS encoding ATP-dependent helicase, with translation MIQLNEQQRKAAEFEGKHLLVLAGAGTGKTGTIIARADYLLRKGVQPNRIAILSFTRKSAREIAERLKLSAPGGINKKEITGRTFHSWCNEIMHLYPDHFPHHGYTPLDEDDRLSAMALALGKNFRDSKKEKVKKEVVTAIYSYAVNTLCSLSEAILHVRYGNLEKEDEQVMQYVEEDRKLIALVIKKYIDYKKERRYIDYDDMLSVVATQLERDEALRDAVTKRYRHVLVDEMQDTNPLQYKLLKSFVEGSHLFCVGDDAQSIYAFRGADFRTIHSFTEIIPRSEKLKLLRNYRSTQEILDLSNWVLEQSPLRYDKKLEAHRGKGEMPSLIHVEDDWEEADLITDGILDHVAEGGRYTDTMVLGRSVWSLSKVEGACLSKKIPYVKYGGTSLMQSAHVRDVASAMRIVANSYDEIAWIRFLQLWDGIGEIKASRIISRVITLATFGEMIACLQQFEGMEINAAIPATLAAVREYNDRPAQAMEAAVEAMQPMLEKKYREEWTSRASDFEVLREVARSSGSITEFITEYVLDPKAETTFKIGAKETDDAVVLSTIHSAKGLEAEIVHILNLNPASFPSSRTILQGEGAIEEERRCLYVALTRAKNSLNLYRNVRSLHTQYSDANRHEQLYFLNNLPPHLVKILVNGQEKKDFPAPFNPTQGEADFPDFDFG